From a region of the Azospirillum formosense genome:
- a CDS encoding response regulator transcription factor, with translation MAAVTIVVVEDEASLRRDMIEYLRSCGFDAVGAKNGRELDEQIATRPVSLVVLDVNLPGEDGFKIATRLRENPAIGIIMVTARGSTVDRVVGLELGADAYLVKPVEMRELEAQAKALLRRLETSSSAAAPSQQPSSQPAADEASWVLDATAWALTSPAGVRVSLTSMEMKLVSLLAGQARQPATRDQISVALYNRRWNPDDRSIDTVVGRLRHKVENAIGETAPVKSVHGVGYVFSAPVRVI, from the coding sequence ATGGCGGCCGTTACGATCGTTGTCGTCGAGGACGAAGCGTCTCTGCGACGTGACATGATCGAGTATCTGCGCAGTTGCGGCTTCGATGCGGTCGGGGCGAAGAATGGGCGCGAACTGGACGAACAAATCGCCACACGCCCGGTGTCCTTGGTTGTTCTGGACGTCAATCTTCCAGGCGAGGATGGATTCAAGATCGCTACACGTCTGCGCGAGAATCCCGCCATCGGAATCATCATGGTGACTGCCCGCGGCTCCACCGTCGACCGGGTGGTCGGGCTGGAGCTGGGAGCCGACGCCTATCTGGTGAAGCCCGTCGAAATGCGCGAGCTGGAGGCCCAGGCGAAAGCCCTGCTCCGCCGTCTGGAGACCAGCAGCAGCGCCGCCGCCCCGTCCCAGCAACCCTCCAGCCAGCCCGCGGCTGACGAGGCCAGCTGGGTTCTGGACGCCACCGCCTGGGCGCTGACCAGCCCGGCGGGCGTACGGGTCAGCCTGACGAGCATGGAAATGAAGCTGGTCTCGCTGCTGGCCGGTCAGGCCCGCCAGCCGGCGACTCGCGACCAGATTTCGGTCGCGCTCTACAACCGCCGTTGGAACCCCGACGACCGCTCGATCGACACGGTCGTCGGGCGGCTGCGCCACAAGGTGGAAAACGCCATCGGCGAAACCGCCCCGGTCAAATCGGTCCACGGCGTCGGCTACGTGTTTTCCGCCCCCGTCCGGGTGATCTGA
- a CDS encoding ATP-binding protein — protein MTFNLFAAEEQAIERARLLGERLGTAAPELRADFEALVEAFQRSTREQRRLVRVSDRLQAQLGSANQELERRRQEAETALADLREAQEAMVRAEKLASLGALVAGVAHEINTPVGIAVSCASHLSDATAGLRRRAQSGELSKADFSRYLATATDTAALILTNCERAAKLIASFKQVAVDRASAERRAVNLNRYIQETLVSLEPKLRQGRHSIGVSCPDGLVVDSYPGALSQILTNLVMNSVTHAFVDAQGTEGQGGVLSIAVDEPEPGTVRLVYTDNGRGIPADHLPRIFDPFFTTRRGEGGSGLGLHIVHNLAAGALKGTIVVDSAPGRGTRFVLTFPKNTPPDDPAA, from the coding sequence ATGACCTTCAACCTCTTCGCCGCTGAGGAGCAGGCCATCGAGCGGGCCCGCCTTCTGGGGGAGAGGCTGGGCACCGCCGCGCCCGAACTGCGCGCCGACTTCGAGGCGCTGGTGGAGGCGTTCCAGCGCAGCACGCGCGAGCAGCGCCGGCTGGTCCGGGTCAGCGACCGGCTGCAGGCGCAGCTCGGCTCGGCCAACCAGGAGCTGGAGCGCCGGCGGCAGGAGGCGGAAACCGCGCTGGCCGACCTGCGCGAGGCGCAGGAGGCGATGGTCCGCGCCGAGAAGCTGGCCTCCCTGGGTGCCCTGGTGGCCGGGGTGGCGCATGAGATCAACACGCCCGTGGGCATCGCCGTGTCCTGCGCGTCGCATCTGTCGGACGCCACCGCCGGGCTGCGCCGGCGCGCCCAGTCCGGGGAACTGAGCAAGGCGGATTTTTCCCGCTATCTGGCCACGGCGACGGACACCGCGGCGCTGATCCTGACCAATTGCGAGCGGGCGGCCAAGCTGATCGCCAGCTTCAAGCAGGTGGCGGTCGACCGGGCCAGCGCCGAGCGGCGGGCGGTGAACCTCAACCGCTACATCCAGGAAACGCTGGTCAGCCTGGAGCCGAAGCTGCGCCAGGGCCGGCACAGCATCGGGGTGTCCTGTCCGGATGGGCTGGTGGTCGACAGCTATCCGGGCGCGCTGTCGCAGATCCTGACCAACCTCGTGATGAATTCCGTCACCCACGCCTTCGTCGACGCGCAGGGCACGGAGGGGCAGGGCGGCGTCCTGTCGATCGCGGTGGACGAGCCGGAGCCCGGCACCGTCCGGCTGGTCTACACCGACAACGGCCGCGGCATCCCGGCCGACCATCTGCCCCGGATCTTCGACCCCTTCTTCACCACCCGGCGCGGCGAGGGGGGCAGCGGGCTCGGCCTGCACATCGTGCACAATCTGGCGGCCGGGGCTCTGAAGGGGACGATCGTGGTGGACAGCGCGCCGGGACGCGGAACGCGCTTCGTCCTGACCTTTCCGAAGAACACGCCCCCGGACGACCCAGCCGCCTGA
- a CDS encoding DUF1987 domain-containing protein — protein MDIRTTMESLKIPATGRTPEVDFDFAQGVLRLSGESYPDDVATFFGPIFAALRAFLAEAGGHPIRFDMELLYFNSSSAKALMNIFQMLETAAGDGRSISVTWCYEENDESMQELGEDFAEDLEHVAFTLKQIPADGAS, from the coding sequence GTGGACATCCGGACGACCATGGAATCCCTGAAAATACCCGCAACGGGCCGGACGCCCGAAGTCGATTTCGACTTCGCCCAGGGCGTTCTCCGCCTGAGCGGCGAGTCCTATCCCGACGACGTCGCGACCTTCTTCGGCCCGATCTTCGCAGCCCTCCGCGCCTTCCTTGCCGAAGCCGGCGGCCACCCCATCCGCTTCGACATGGAACTGCTGTATTTCAACAGCTCCAGCGCGAAGGCCCTGATGAACATCTTCCAGATGCTGGAGACGGCGGCCGGCGACGGGCGCAGCATCTCCGTCACCTGGTGCTACGAGGAAAACGACGAGTCGATGCAGGAGCTGGGCGAGGATTTCGCCGAGGACCTGGAGCACGTCGCCTTCACGCTGAAACAGATTCCCGCAGACGGGGCGTCATGA
- a CDS encoding SiaB family protein kinase → MDSIMLAQQYAGIKRDLDEKGIIFSFSGYLSEGILYSLGEALREKMTLEETDGPTVRRVFAVFVEQMQNIIRYSAEKVTGAREKPVELSAGMVTIGMEGGKVFIVCGNTVYNADVPRLRDRLEYLKGLDKDAIKTYYREQLRETPEEGARGANIGLIEIARRASEPIEYDFLDLDDGKSFFCLKARI, encoded by the coding sequence GTGGACTCCATTATGCTCGCTCAGCAATATGCCGGGATCAAACGGGACCTTGACGAGAAAGGCATCATCTTCTCGTTCAGCGGCTATCTCTCCGAGGGGATACTCTATTCCTTGGGCGAGGCGTTGCGTGAAAAGATGACGCTGGAGGAAACCGACGGCCCGACGGTCCGCCGGGTCTTCGCCGTCTTCGTCGAGCAGATGCAGAACATCATCCGCTATTCCGCCGAGAAGGTGACCGGCGCGCGCGAGAAGCCGGTCGAGCTCAGCGCCGGGATGGTCACCATCGGCATGGAAGGCGGGAAGGTGTTCATCGTCTGCGGCAACACCGTGTACAACGCCGACGTGCCGCGCCTGCGCGACCGGTTGGAGTATCTCAAGGGCTTGGACAAGGACGCGATCAAGACCTATTACCGGGAGCAGTTGCGCGAGACCCCGGAAGAGGGCGCGCGCGGTGCGAACATCGGGCTGATCGAGATCGCGCGGCGTGCCAGCGAACCCATCGAGTACGACTTCCTCGACTTGGACGACGGCAAGAGCTTCTTCTGCCTCAAAGCTCGGATCTGA
- a CDS encoding DUF3369 domain-containing protein: MGQGMDEGLDDEPLFGPDDGFADDSTANARPADPWPVLVVDDDPQVHTMTEVLLRDFEFEDRPFEVVSALSAAAARSLLLTRPDIPVALLDVVMETDDAGLRLVRFIREDLNNHRMRIILRTGQPGQAPERDVVVAYDINDYKAKSELTAQRLFTTLVSGLRAWRDIVTIERHRQGLERILAASAPLFETRSMRTLVEELVDQLSKVVDHSGGAVLACRMVDRGDGKTRATVVAGSGRFSRFVGRPASDTLEPELTAQVIAAFETQQSNFGSSRCILAFRTREHGTTVFALERSEPYREDDHRLLELFCARVIIGFDNVCLYEDLVALNQSLERRVSERTAELAANQAALVAAKERVERALEAELVAREQQRQFVTMVSHEFRTPLAIIDSAAQMLTLRAERETPDSLERLRVIRSSVQRLTGLIDTHLTDERLQAGTLRVQRGEVDLRALLRSVTEPFRTAYTGCDFHLDLDGLPPVVMADGHLLGMLFSNLLNNAFKYSDGDCRITVRGRSDGGMAVVEVADQGRGIPQHELPLLFERHYRGTGSAGVPGTGIGLNTVRQIILLHGGSISAESTVGQGSLFRVRLPVKG, encoded by the coding sequence ATGGGCCAGGGTATGGACGAAGGTCTGGACGACGAACCGTTGTTCGGACCTGACGACGGCTTCGCCGACGACTCCACGGCCAACGCCCGGCCGGCGGACCCATGGCCCGTTCTGGTGGTCGACGACGATCCCCAGGTCCACACCATGACCGAGGTGCTGCTGCGCGATTTCGAGTTCGAAGACCGTCCGTTCGAGGTGGTCAGCGCGCTCTCCGCGGCGGCGGCCCGGTCGTTGCTTCTGACCCGCCCGGACATCCCGGTGGCGCTGCTTGACGTGGTGATGGAGACCGACGACGCCGGCCTGCGTCTGGTCCGCTTCATCCGCGAGGATCTGAACAACCACCGCATGCGCATCATCCTGCGCACCGGCCAGCCCGGACAGGCGCCGGAGCGGGACGTGGTCGTCGCCTACGACATCAACGATTACAAGGCCAAGAGCGAACTCACCGCCCAGCGCCTGTTCACCACGCTGGTCAGCGGGCTGCGGGCGTGGCGCGACATCGTGACCATCGAGCGGCACCGCCAGGGACTTGAACGCATCCTCGCCGCCTCCGCCCCGCTGTTCGAAACCCGTTCGATGCGCACGCTGGTGGAGGAACTGGTCGACCAGCTCAGCAAGGTCGTCGACCACAGCGGCGGCGCCGTGCTGGCCTGCCGCATGGTGGACCGCGGCGACGGCAAGACGCGGGCCACCGTGGTCGCCGGCTCCGGCCGCTTCTCGCGGTTCGTCGGGCGGCCCGCCTCCGACACGCTGGAGCCCGAACTCACCGCCCAGGTGATCGCTGCCTTCGAGACGCAGCAGAGCAATTTCGGGTCGTCGCGCTGCATCCTGGCCTTCCGCACGCGGGAGCATGGGACGACGGTGTTCGCGCTGGAGCGGAGCGAGCCCTATCGCGAAGACGATCATCGGCTGCTGGAGCTGTTCTGCGCCCGTGTCATCATCGGCTTCGACAATGTGTGCCTGTACGAGGATCTGGTGGCGCTGAACCAGTCGCTGGAACGGCGCGTCAGCGAGCGGACGGCCGAGCTGGCCGCCAACCAGGCCGCCCTGGTCGCCGCCAAGGAGCGGGTGGAGCGGGCGCTTGAGGCGGAGCTGGTCGCCCGCGAGCAGCAGCGCCAGTTCGTCACCATGGTCAGCCACGAGTTCCGCACGCCGCTGGCCATCATCGACAGCGCCGCCCAGATGCTGACGCTGCGGGCGGAGCGCGAAACCCCGGACTCGCTGGAACGGCTGCGCGTCATCCGCAGCAGCGTCCAGCGCCTGACCGGTCTGATCGACACGCATCTGACCGACGAGCGGCTGCAGGCCGGAACGCTGCGGGTGCAGCGGGGCGAGGTCGACCTGCGGGCGCTGCTGCGGTCGGTGACGGAACCCTTCCGCACCGCCTACACCGGCTGCGACTTCCATCTGGACCTCGACGGCTTGCCGCCGGTGGTGATGGCCGACGGGCATCTGCTGGGCATGCTGTTCAGCAACCTGCTGAACAACGCCTTCAAATACTCGGACGGCGACTGCCGCATCACCGTGCGCGGCCGGAGCGACGGCGGCATGGCGGTGGTCGAGGTGGCCGACCAGGGGCGCGGCATCCCGCAGCATGAACTGCCCCTGCTGTTCGAGCGGCATTACCGGGGGACCGGATCGGCGGGCGTGCCGGGAACCGGCATCGGGCTGAACACCGTGCGGCAGATCATCCTGCTGCACGGCGGTTCGATCAGCGCCGAAAGCACGGTCGGGCAGGGAAGCCTCTTCCGCGTCCGCCTTCCCGTGAAAGGCTGA
- the sugE gene encoding quaternary ammonium compound efflux SMR transporter SugE — translation MSWVILFFAGLFEIGWAVGLKQTEGFTRPIPTALTVASMVISLALLGMALKSLPLGTAYAVWTGIGTVGTVVLGILLYGESADILRLGCIALIVAGILGLKLITP, via the coding sequence ATGTCCTGGGTCATCCTGTTCTTCGCCGGCCTCTTTGAAATCGGCTGGGCCGTCGGCCTGAAGCAGACGGAAGGTTTCACCCGCCCCATTCCCACCGCCCTGACCGTCGCGTCGATGGTCATCAGCCTCGCCCTGCTTGGGATGGCGCTGAAGTCGCTGCCGCTCGGCACCGCCTACGCCGTGTGGACCGGCATCGGGACGGTAGGCACCGTCGTTCTGGGCATCCTGCTTTACGGGGAATCCGCCGACATCCTGCGGCTCGGCTGCATCGCGCTGATCGTGGCGGGCATCCTCGGGCTGAAGCTGATCACGCCCTGA
- a CDS encoding SDR family oxidoreductase: protein MPINPLAGRNRPVVVVTGASAGVGRATALAFAREWGAAVGLIARSRDALQDVAAEIERLGGTALVLPADVADADAVEAAAAEAERALGPIDVWVNNAMVTVFGRIRDLTPEEVRRVTEVTYLGSVHGTMAALRRMLPRDRGLILQVASALAYRSIPLQAAYCGAKSAIRGFIDSLRSELIHDGSRLQVTMVHLPAVNTPQFDWARSHMPRRARPVGAIFDPDDIGRAIVRAAADPKREHWLGFTTAEAILGTQALPAYADYRVAFTAFEGQETEEAEAPDRPDNLFEPVPGLHRTHGRFTGQEERLSLSTTGTAARGFAFLAGLAVVGGIGYAARAALRKERA, encoded by the coding sequence ATGCCCATCAACCCCCTCGCCGGCCGCAACCGGCCCGTCGTCGTCGTCACCGGAGCGTCCGCCGGGGTCGGGCGGGCGACGGCGCTCGCCTTCGCGCGGGAATGGGGGGCGGCGGTCGGGCTGATCGCGCGCTCCCGCGACGCGCTGCAGGACGTGGCGGCGGAGATCGAGCGGCTCGGCGGCACGGCGCTGGTGCTGCCCGCCGACGTCGCCGACGCCGACGCGGTGGAGGCCGCCGCCGCCGAGGCCGAGCGGGCGCTCGGTCCCATCGACGTCTGGGTCAACAACGCCATGGTGACGGTGTTCGGGCGCATCCGCGACCTGACGCCGGAGGAAGTCCGGCGGGTGACCGAGGTGACCTATCTCGGCTCCGTCCACGGCACGATGGCGGCGCTGCGCCGCATGCTGCCGCGCGACCGCGGCCTCATCCTGCAGGTCGCGTCGGCGCTGGCCTACCGCTCCATCCCGCTCCAGGCCGCCTATTGCGGGGCCAAGAGCGCCATCCGCGGCTTCATCGACAGCCTGCGCTCCGAACTGATCCACGACGGCAGCCGCCTGCAGGTGACCATGGTCCATCTGCCGGCCGTCAACACGCCGCAGTTCGACTGGGCGCGCAGCCACATGCCGCGCCGGGCGCGGCCGGTCGGCGCCATCTTCGACCCGGACGACATCGGCCGCGCCATCGTCCGGGCCGCGGCGGACCCGAAGCGGGAGCACTGGCTGGGCTTCACCACCGCCGAGGCGATCCTCGGCACGCAGGCGCTTCCCGCCTACGCCGACTACCGGGTGGCCTTCACCGCCTTCGAGGGACAGGAAACGGAGGAGGCGGAAGCACCGGACCGGCCCGACAACCTGTTCGAGCCGGTGCCCGGCCTTCACCGCACGCACGGGCGCTTCACCGGTCAGGAGGAGCGCCTGTCGCTGAGCACGACGGGAACCGCGGCGCGCGGCTTCGCCTTCCTCGCCGGCCTCGCGGTGGTCGGGGGAATCGGCTATGCCGCGCGCGCGGCCCTGCGGAAGGAGCGCGCCTGA
- a CDS encoding OsmC family protein — protein MKARVKWVDGRMFVGESGSGHAVVMDGAPEAGGRNLGIRPMEMLLIGMGGCTGFDVVMILEKGRQAVTGCVAEIEAERAETDPKVFTKIHVHFVVTGRGLDPAKVERAIALSAEKYCSASIMLGATAAITHDFEIVEAP, from the coding sequence ATGAAGGCGCGGGTGAAGTGGGTTGATGGGCGGATGTTCGTCGGCGAGTCCGGCAGCGGCCACGCCGTGGTCATGGACGGCGCGCCGGAGGCGGGCGGGCGCAACCTGGGCATCCGCCCCATGGAGATGCTGCTGATCGGCATGGGCGGCTGCACCGGCTTCGACGTGGTGATGATCCTCGAGAAGGGCCGTCAGGCCGTCACCGGCTGCGTGGCCGAGATCGAGGCCGAGCGCGCCGAGACCGATCCCAAGGTCTTCACGAAGATCCACGTCCATTTCGTTGTCACCGGGCGCGGCCTGGACCCGGCGAAGGTGGAGCGCGCCATCGCCCTGTCGGCGGAGAAATACTGCTCCGCCTCCATCATGCTGGGCGCCACCGCCGCGATCACCCACGATTTCGAGATCGTCGAGGCACCGTAA
- a CDS encoding DUF2948 family protein: MSATPIRLRAQDAEDLKVVSACLQDAILPIGDMCFLPEEARFVLVANRFKWETADRRRPGPSADDDHLTPFERVNCGVRIEGVKAVKLRGLDVKNRAQILELLSVEAADGALVLNFAGGACIRLESPSWTCFVEDLGEPWPTGCKPCHPLEDEQ; this comes from the coding sequence ATGTCCGCCACGCCGATCCGCCTGCGCGCCCAGGATGCCGAGGATCTGAAAGTCGTCTCCGCCTGCCTGCAGGACGCCATCCTGCCGATCGGCGACATGTGCTTCCTGCCCGAAGAGGCGCGCTTCGTGCTGGTGGCCAACCGCTTCAAGTGGGAGACGGCCGACAGGCGCCGCCCCGGCCCCTCCGCCGACGACGACCACCTGACCCCCTTCGAGCGCGTCAATTGCGGCGTGCGGATCGAAGGGGTGAAGGCCGTGAAGCTGCGCGGCCTCGACGTGAAGAACCGCGCGCAGATCCTGGAGCTGCTCTCCGTCGAGGCGGCCGACGGCGCCCTGGTCCTGAATTTTGCCGGCGGCGCCTGCATCCGGCTGGAAAGCCCGTCCTGGACCTGCTTCGTGGAGGATCTGGGCGAGCCATGGCCCACCGGCTGCAAGCCCTGCCATCCATTGGAAGACGAACAATAA
- the murA gene encoding UDP-N-acetylglucosamine 1-carboxyvinyltransferase produces the protein MDKIRIRGGKPLHGSITVGGAKNAALPLMTAALLTDGTLTLTNLPILADINTLCNLLLQHGVAIHMAGAGGDCAGRVVEFTARDITNTTAPYDLVRKMRASVLVLGPLLARCGEAKVSLPGGCAIGARPVDLHIKGLEAMGADIRIEGGYIVAKAPKGGLRGAEYVFPKVSVGATENLLMAATLARGTTVLVNAAREPEVTDLAECLVKMGAKITGIGTDRLTIVGVDRLNGARHMVVPDRIETGTYAMAAAMTGGTLDILNTRLDLIKAAVTALVPAGVEFTEIETNGQTGIRVSRANGELVGVDVMTEPYPGFPTDLQAQMMALMCTARGAGMITETIFENRFMHAPELTRMGARITVHGSSALVRGVERLTGAPVMATDLRASVSLVLAGLAAEGETTVNRVYHLDRGYERLEDKLAACGADIERIRAEDD, from the coding sequence ATGGACAAGATCCGCATCCGCGGCGGCAAGCCCCTTCACGGGTCGATCACGGTCGGGGGCGCCAAGAACGCGGCGCTGCCCCTGATGACCGCGGCGCTCCTCACCGACGGGACGCTGACGCTCACCAACCTGCCGATCCTCGCGGACATCAACACGCTGTGCAACCTGCTGCTCCAGCACGGCGTCGCCATCCACATGGCCGGGGCGGGCGGGGATTGCGCCGGCCGCGTGGTGGAGTTCACCGCCCGCGACATCACCAACACCACGGCCCCCTACGACCTCGTTCGCAAGATGCGGGCGAGCGTCCTGGTGCTCGGCCCGCTGCTCGCCCGCTGCGGCGAGGCCAAGGTGTCGCTGCCCGGCGGCTGCGCCATCGGCGCGCGCCCGGTGGACCTCCACATCAAGGGCCTGGAGGCCATGGGGGCCGACATCCGCATCGAGGGCGGCTACATCGTCGCCAAGGCGCCGAAGGGCGGCCTGCGCGGTGCGGAGTATGTGTTCCCCAAGGTGTCGGTGGGCGCCACCGAGAACCTGCTGATGGCCGCCACGCTGGCCCGCGGCACCACCGTCCTGGTCAACGCCGCCCGCGAGCCGGAGGTCACCGACCTCGCCGAATGCCTCGTCAAGATGGGCGCGAAGATCACCGGCATCGGCACGGACCGCCTGACCATCGTCGGCGTCGACCGGCTGAACGGCGCCCGCCACATGGTGGTGCCGGACCGCATCGAGACCGGCACCTACGCCATGGCCGCGGCGATGACCGGCGGCACGCTGGACATCCTGAACACCCGCCTGGACCTGATCAAGGCGGCGGTGACGGCGCTGGTCCCGGCGGGCGTGGAGTTCACCGAGATCGAGACCAACGGCCAGACGGGCATCCGGGTGTCCCGCGCCAACGGCGAGCTGGTCGGCGTGGACGTGATGACCGAGCCCTATCCCGGCTTCCCCACCGACCTTCAGGCCCAGATGATGGCCCTGATGTGCACGGCCAGGGGTGCAGGCATGATCACCGAGACCATATTTGAGAATCGGTTCATGCACGCGCCCGAGCTGACCCGCATGGGGGCCCGCATCACGGTGCACGGTTCCTCCGCCCTCGTCCGGGGTGTGGAGCGTTTGACCGGCGCGCCCGTTATGGCGACGGATCTCCGCGCGTCGGTGTCGCTGGTCCTGGCCGGTCTTGCGGCGGAAGGGGAGACGACGGTCAACCGCGTCTACCACCTCGACCGCGGCTACGAGCGGCTGGAGGACAAGCTGGCGGCCTGCGGCGCGGACATCGAACGCATCCGGGCGGAGGACGACTGA
- a CDS encoding GNAT family N-acetyltransferase — MTQDSARDGMMAGLTLSLSGRLDPDEVKQIHGELRAFNERFTAPYDLQEIMITVRDADGALMAGLTGYTNWEWLYVDYLWVHDGRRSGGLGARLLAAAEEEAVKRGCRWSRLYTYDFQAPGFYRKQGYEVWAEMEGYPPGHTQIWLRKALRRDGE, encoded by the coding sequence GTGACACAGGACAGCGCCCGGGACGGCATGATGGCCGGGCTGACCCTCTCCCTCTCCGGACGGCTCGACCCGGACGAGGTGAAGCAGATCCACGGCGAGCTGCGCGCCTTCAACGAGCGCTTCACCGCCCCCTACGACCTCCAGGAGATCATGATCACCGTCCGCGACGCGGACGGGGCGCTGATGGCCGGGCTGACCGGCTACACGAACTGGGAGTGGCTGTATGTGGACTATCTGTGGGTCCATGACGGACGGCGCAGCGGCGGGCTCGGCGCCCGCCTGCTCGCCGCGGCCGAGGAGGAGGCGGTGAAGCGCGGCTGCCGCTGGTCGCGCCTCTACACCTATGATTTCCAGGCGCCGGGCTTCTACCGCAAGCAGGGCTACGAGGTCTGGGCGGAGATGGAGGGCTACCCGCCCGGGCACACGCAGATCTGGCTCAGGAAGGCTCTGCGGCGGGACGGGGAATAG
- a CDS encoding EamA family transporter — MVVESARGRLWGYGCIVASALLFGVAGTAAKMMFVASMPPLVMIAARAMVSAAVLALIMLALGRPIRVRRADLPFLGELAVWLTLVNLTFFYAIALTNVALALMLEYTAPMLIVAAGLLLGTHRMNRAVALILAGNAAGCFLLVGAYDPALWSGNALGAAVGMLCAVCFAAYNVRCAHGHRRGLDSWSMTFWPFFLSALFWLLATPAIDYATVEVTWETVGFVLFIGVFGTVAPYWLYLEGLKTIEPFPATVIGMLDPVFAGVTAFLLLGETFEPPQLAGMAVVCAVIVFLKRNESAVQAIPRPAAEPS, encoded by the coding sequence ATGGTGGTTGAGTCGGCGCGGGGGCGCCTGTGGGGCTATGGCTGCATCGTCGCCTCCGCCCTGCTGTTCGGCGTGGCCGGGACGGCGGCCAAGATGATGTTCGTCGCTTCCATGCCGCCGCTGGTGATGATCGCGGCGCGCGCCATGGTGTCGGCCGCCGTGCTGGCCCTGATCATGCTGGCGCTCGGCCGGCCGATCCGGGTGCGGCGGGCGGACCTGCCGTTCCTGGGTGAGTTGGCGGTATGGCTGACGCTGGTCAACCTGACCTTCTTCTACGCCATCGCGCTGACCAACGTGGCGCTGGCGTTGATGCTGGAATACACCGCGCCCATGCTGATCGTGGCCGCCGGGCTGTTGCTCGGCACCCACCGGATGAACCGGGCGGTGGCGCTGATCCTGGCCGGCAACGCCGCCGGCTGTTTCCTGCTGGTCGGCGCCTACGACCCGGCCCTGTGGTCGGGCAACGCGCTTGGGGCGGCGGTGGGGATGCTCTGCGCCGTGTGCTTCGCCGCCTACAACGTCCGTTGCGCCCACGGCCACCGGCGGGGGCTGGACAGCTGGTCGATGACCTTCTGGCCCTTCTTCCTGTCGGCGCTGTTCTGGCTGCTCGCCACCCCCGCCATTGATTACGCCACGGTCGAGGTGACCTGGGAGACGGTGGGCTTCGTGCTGTTCATCGGCGTGTTCGGCACGGTGGCGCCCTACTGGCTCTATCTGGAAGGGCTGAAGACCATCGAGCCGTTCCCGGCGACGGTGATCGGCATGCTCGATCCCGTCTTCGCCGGGGTGACGGCCTTCCTTCTGCTGGGCGAAACCTTCGAGCCGCCCCAACTGGCCGGGATGGCGGTGGTCTGCGCGGTGATCGTCTTCCTGAAGCGCAACGAGTCCGCCGTGCAGGCTATTCCCCGTCCCGCCGCAGAGCCTTCCTGA